From Malacoplasma iowae:
AAAGAAGCAACTTTAAATAAATTCATGTAAGGTAAGTTTTTTAGCATCTTTGCAACTTTATTTCTTTTGTTTAAGAAATTTTTAAAATTACTAAAATCATAAATAACATTTGATATTAAAGCTCGATTTATTACAGCTGATTGTTTTATTAAATCAAATATAATTTCAGAAAAAGCTGAAATTTGTGAATCATCAACCAAAAGCTTTTTTAAAGCATTTTCATAATTTTTTAAATTATATAATAATGGATATGAAATACACAGTGTTGGTGAAAAAGATAATTTATTTTTCATTAAATATAAATTTAAATGAATGCTTCTTTCAATTGGAAGTAAACTATCTTTTTCTAATAGTGTCTCTATGTTGTATAAAAATATCCCAATAAAAAATAAAGGATTGTTGGTACTTGTTCCATTTATTAAAGCTTCATATTTTTTTAAATCTAAAAGTAAATATTCATTTTTGTTGTATTTTTGCTTTTTTATTTTATATGCTTCTGATTTGTATAATCATTCTCTTATTTCATCAATTGTTTTATATGATATTTTCTCATTATTTTTTCTTATGTCTGAAGCCACAATTGTTGTAATTAAATTAGCATCTATATATTTTTCTGTATCATTTATTGATTCTTGTCCATTAGTGTATTGTTTAATAACATCAAATATATTTAAATCAACATTAACAAGTTTATTAGAATATACTATTTCAATTATGTGGCTTAAATGCCAAGCTAAGTGATGGTAATCTATTGATGAATAATTTATTCTTAACTCTGTAAGATATGTAAATAATTCACCACATATAGAATACAATTGTTTGTTGTTAATTAAATAAACCGATTTTGAATGATAACTATCTGACATATCCCTCCAAAGTTAAGAAATAATAGATTAAATTAATTTTACTTTAATTTCTTATATCCTCATTGAAAGTTGTCTATTTTTTTATTTAAATTTTCTCTATTTTTTCTTTCTATCTTTTTTTTAATTTTTTCATTTTGTGATTTTGACATTTTTTTATCATATGAAAATTTTCTATTTGTTAAACCAATTAATAGTTTTTCTACATTATCTTCACTACTTGGTTTTGCACTATTTATTTTTTTTAGATCATATGGTTCATTATATTTATGATCTTGGACTATTTTTATTTTGGTTTCATTGATAATTCTTTTAACTAAATAATATTCATTTTGATCACAAAAAGTAATGCTTGTTCCAGAACAATTCATTCTTCCAGTTCTACCAACTCTATGGATGAAAGTATCAAATTGTTTTGGAACATTATAGTTTATTATGAAATCTATATTATCTATATGAATTCCTCTTGATATTACATCAGTTGCAATTAAAACATTTGAGTGATAGTTTTTAAATTTTTCTATTGATGTTTCTCTTTGCTTCTGACTTTTTTCGCTACTAATTA
This genomic window contains:
- a CDS encoding Fic family protein, translating into MSDSYHSKSVYLINNKQLYSICGELFTYLTELRINYSSIDYHHLAWHLSHIIEIVYSNKLVNVDLNIFDVIKQYTNGQESINDTEKYIDANLITTIVASDIRKNNEKISYKTIDEIREWLYKSEAYKIKKQKYNKNEYLLLDLKKYEALINGTSTNNPLFFIGIFLYNIETLLEKDSLLPIERSIHLNLYLMKNKLSFSPTLCISYPLLYNLKNYENALKKLLVDDSQISAFSEIIFDLIKQSAVINRALISNVIYDFSNFKNFLNKRNKVAKMLKNLPYMNLFKVASLSVNVIDKVLKIKNLKESKLILDTLIEQNLLASISSKNDYFMWKQTYHSIKKLDRNKSQSTMEIFKLKEDTN